Proteins from a single region of Allofrancisella inopinata:
- the cphA gene encoding cyanophycin synthetase — protein sequence MNILSTNVYVGPNIYANFPVIRHEIELGILENWPSAKIGKEFIDSLVNSLPGLAEHGCSYRTEGGLIRRLSEDEGTWMGHIWEHVILELQSVAGSDVTFGRTRSTGEKGHYSMIYEYKQKDVGLRAMELAKDLLLSLLPENLKQEVGFKKEEFDFEEEKVKFIKFAQSKEFGPSTGSLVEAAKKRDIPYIRLNEHSLVQFGYGKHQQRIQATITSQTTHIAVEMSCNKEQTNKVLASLGLPVPKQRMVRTEEGAISAAKHLGFPLVVKPLDGNHGRGISINLTTFEQIKEAFVEANRISRYVLIEQYATGFDHRMLVVNGKLVAVAKRVPGHVVGDGKHTIEELVDIVNQDPRRGVGHEKVLTRLELDYQANTLMKAAGYTKDTVLNDGEIFYLRSTANLSTGGTAIDVTDIVHPDNRDMAERAIKAIGLDVGGVDFLIDDITQSYHEIGGAICEVNAAPGFRMHVAPSEGKPRDVAGAVIDMLFPKELGNARIPIAAITGTNGKTTTSRMVAHMWKNAGKVVGLTTTDGVYINGKLTVAGDTTGPVSAQMVLKDPSVEMAILETARGGILRSGLGYDYCNIGACLNIASDHLGLKGVNTLEDLAKVKSVVVEAAKDVAVLNADDPHVLKMSAKVTAKNIFYVTMNPEHALVKQHIRAGGKACIIEKGVNGDMITIFDNHIHIPVLWTHLIPATIEGKAIHNIQNSMFAVAIAYSMGMSLDDIRDGLRTFVTTFYQNPGRMNWFEEHPFKVLMDYAHNPAAIKLVSHMVANMDFAGKKICVLASPGDRRDEDIYEIAKVAAPFYDYFICKRDDNLRGRNPVEVPNMLKQALIEAGVSVNNIETIESEQEAVDRALCIAKEGDLVAIFADKLKRTWKQIIYFNKKDEFAEEIKSKKQESFSASMIAQDPSLSKELSDVIKAGIITDESGVRVIYHNEDSD from the coding sequence ATGAATATACTATCTACAAATGTTTATGTTGGACCTAACATTTACGCCAATTTTCCTGTTATAAGACATGAAATTGAGTTGGGGATTCTAGAAAATTGGCCTTCTGCTAAAATAGGTAAAGAGTTTATTGATAGTCTAGTCAACAGTTTGCCTGGGCTTGCCGAGCACGGCTGTTCTTATCGTACAGAGGGAGGGCTTATCCGTAGACTTAGCGAAGATGAGGGCACTTGGATGGGCCATATATGGGAACATGTTATTTTAGAACTCCAGAGTGTAGCTGGAAGTGACGTGACTTTTGGCCGTACAAGATCTACTGGTGAAAAAGGTCATTATAGTATGATATATGAGTATAAGCAAAAGGACGTTGGTTTACGTGCTATGGAGTTAGCAAAGGATCTTTTGCTTTCTTTATTGCCAGAAAACCTTAAACAAGAAGTTGGGTTTAAGAAAGAAGAATTTGATTTTGAAGAGGAAAAAGTTAAATTTATAAAATTCGCTCAAAGTAAAGAGTTTGGTCCAAGTACAGGATCACTTGTTGAAGCTGCTAAGAAAAGAGATATACCATATATTCGTTTAAACGAGCATTCTCTAGTTCAGTTTGGTTATGGTAAACACCAACAAAGAATTCAAGCGACTATTACAAGCCAAACTACACATATTGCTGTGGAAATGTCGTGTAATAAAGAGCAAACAAACAAGGTTTTAGCAAGCTTAGGTTTACCAGTACCAAAGCAAAGAATGGTACGTACAGAAGAAGGAGCGATTAGTGCAGCAAAGCATTTAGGATTTCCTTTAGTTGTTAAACCTTTAGATGGAAATCATGGCAGAGGAATTTCGATTAATTTAACTACATTTGAGCAGATTAAGGAAGCTTTTGTAGAGGCGAATAGAATCTCAAGGTACGTGTTAATAGAGCAGTATGCTACAGGATTTGACCATAGGATGCTTGTCGTTAATGGAAAACTAGTTGCTGTAGCAAAAAGAGTGCCTGGTCATGTCGTTGGTGATGGTAAACACACAATAGAAGAGCTTGTTGATATAGTTAACCAAGACCCACGTAGAGGTGTAGGTCATGAGAAAGTTTTAACTCGTTTAGAATTAGATTATCAAGCAAATACTTTGATGAAAGCAGCAGGATATACTAAAGATACTGTTTTAAACGATGGGGAAATATTTTACTTACGTTCTACAGCTAATCTTTCTACAGGAGGTACTGCTATTGATGTTACAGATATAGTACATCCTGATAATAGAGATATGGCTGAAAGAGCTATTAAGGCTATTGGTTTAGATGTAGGAGGAGTTGACTTTTTGATAGATGATATAACCCAATCTTACCATGAAATAGGTGGTGCAATTTGTGAAGTAAACGCAGCTCCAGGCTTTAGAATGCACGTAGCACCTAGTGAAGGAAAACCTAGAGATGTTGCTGGTGCTGTGATTGATATGCTATTTCCAAAAGAGCTTGGCAATGCACGTATTCCTATAGCGGCTATTACTGGTACTAATGGTAAAACTACAACTTCTCGCATGGTTGCACATATGTGGAAAAATGCAGGTAAGGTTGTTGGTCTTACTACGACTGATGGGGTGTATATAAATGGTAAGCTTACGGTTGCTGGAGATACTACAGGTCCAGTATCTGCCCAAATGGTGCTAAAGGATCCTTCTGTCGAAATGGCTATTCTAGAAACTGCAAGAGGAGGAATCCTAAGAAGTGGTTTGGGATATGATTATTGTAATATTGGGGCATGCTTAAACATTGCTTCCGATCATTTAGGCCTTAAGGGCGTAAATACTCTAGAAGACCTTGCTAAAGTGAAAAGTGTAGTTGTTGAAGCAGCAAAAGATGTCGCAGTATTAAATGCTGATGATCCACATGTTTTAAAAATGTCTGCAAAAGTAACAGCAAAAAACATTTTTTATGTAACAATGAATCCTGAGCATGCTTTAGTTAAACAACATATTAGAGCTGGTGGTAAAGCATGTATTATTGAAAAAGGGGTTAATGGCGATATGATTACGATTTTTGATAATCATATTCATATACCTGTATTATGGACGCACCTAATTCCAGCTACTATCGAAGGTAAAGCTATTCATAATATACAGAACTCGATGTTTGCAGTAGCTATAGCTTATAGCATGGGTATGAGCTTAGATGATATTAGAGATGGTTTAAGAACTTTCGTAACAACATTTTATCAAAATCCTGGGCGTATGAATTGGTTTGAAGAACATCCTTTTAAAGTTTTAATGGATTATGCTCATAATCCAGCGGCTATAAAGCTGGTTAGCCATATGGTTGCAAATATGGATTTTGCTGGTAAAAAAATATGTGTTTTAGCATCGCCAGGTGATAGAAGAGATGAAGATATTTATGAAATAGCTAAAGTTGCTGCACCTTTCTATGATTATTTTATCTGTAAGCGTGATGACAATCTACGAGGTAGAAACCCAGTTGAAGTGCCAAATATGTTAAAACAAGCACTAATAGAAGCTGGTGTTTCAGTTAATAATATCGAGACAATAGAAAGTGAACAAGAAGCTGTAGATAGAGCCCTTTGTATTGCTAAAGAAGGGGATTTGGTGGCAATATTTGCAGATAAATTAAAAAGAACATGGAAGCAAATTATATACTTCAATAAAAAAGATGAATTTGCAGAAGAAATTAAATCTAAAAAGCAAGAGTCTTTTTCTGCTTCTATGATAGCTCAAGATCCTAGTTTATCTAAGGAGTTATCAGATGTAATAAAAGCAGGTATCATAACAGATGAAAGTGGCGTGCGAGTTATTTATCATAATGAAGATAGTGATTAA
- a CDS encoding Mur ligase family protein, protein MIPEGYSRRLVGPNLFFKETGTVLDVPLTEDKEKLTKLFYEEANRILPALGWEEIKIVHKFFNNGIRLAITAPVDITMPACDVIDFIWLSVREYVEKGSFKTLEAAKEILLPLINEDKNLTYRKLYELAKSKGFNAFRDKNKAFVGSGTGCYEFDLEYDDISLVPWQNVYDIPAVIVTGTNGKTTTVRLTDYICRFAGKVTGYTSTDWVKVNDELIDEGDYSGPTGHQFVLTNKKVEVALLESARGGLLKRGLIETFVDAAAVTNVSTDHLGEDGIETVAELAEAKSIVFRAMGENSHAVINLDNSYMKERFDLLKCNKIVVTQNLEAHDMDYYLSNSDYACIVEDGKFKWLDKKSKTELLNVVDAPLTVKGFAKHNIENAMIAIALAFKLKIDLKTIAAALKNYKNDQKVNRGRANIFEWDNKVAVLDYAHNEAGMEALLSMMQAYDKGGRKFLMMGTTGDRKNLIPSINNVILKYDIDFIVIKETDKYLRGAKPFELPLAIREDLQKKGFNVANIYMSHGELEGVKYILDKLDDNDIGIFCCQAELESVANYLENYSSNKH, encoded by the coding sequence ATGATTCCAGAAGGCTATTCACGTAGATTGGTTGGGCCTAACTTGTTTTTTAAAGAAACAGGAACAGTTTTAGATGTGCCATTAACTGAAGATAAAGAAAAATTAACAAAGCTTTTTTATGAAGAGGCAAATAGAATCTTGCCAGCTTTAGGGTGGGAAGAAATTAAAATAGTGCATAAATTTTTTAACAATGGTATTAGGCTAGCTATAACAGCACCTGTTGATATTACAATGCCAGCATGTGACGTTATAGACTTTATTTGGCTATCTGTGAGAGAATATGTCGAAAAGGGAAGCTTTAAGACTTTAGAAGCTGCCAAAGAGATTCTTTTACCACTAATAAACGAGGATAAAAACTTAACTTATCGTAAATTATACGAACTAGCTAAGTCTAAAGGATTTAATGCTTTTAGAGATAAAAATAAAGCATTTGTAGGTTCTGGTACTGGTTGTTACGAGTTCGATTTAGAGTATGATGATATCTCTTTGGTTCCTTGGCAAAATGTTTATGACATCCCAGCAGTTATAGTTACAGGTACTAACGGTAAGACTACTACAGTACGTCTTACAGATTATATTTGTAGGTTTGCTGGTAAGGTTACAGGTTATACATCTACAGATTGGGTTAAAGTTAACGATGAGCTAATAGATGAAGGTGATTATTCTGGTCCTACAGGACACCAGTTTGTACTTACTAACAAAAAAGTTGAAGTTGCTTTGCTAGAATCAGCTAGAGGAGGTTTGTTAAAAAGAGGTTTGATAGAAACATTTGTCGATGCTGCAGCTGTTACTAATGTTTCTACTGATCATCTTGGTGAAGATGGTATAGAAACAGTAGCTGAATTAGCTGAAGCAAAATCAATAGTGTTTAGAGCGATGGGAGAAAACTCTCATGCAGTTATTAACCTTGATAACTCCTATATGAAAGAAAGGTTTGATTTGTTAAAGTGCAATAAAATAGTTGTTACTCAAAATTTAGAAGCTCATGATATGGACTATTACTTGTCAAACTCAGATTACGCTTGTATTGTAGAAGATGGCAAATTTAAATGGTTAGATAAAAAATCAAAAACTGAGCTTTTAAATGTCGTAGATGCACCTTTAACAGTAAAAGGTTTTGCAAAACATAACATTGAAAATGCCATGATAGCGATAGCATTAGCATTTAAACTGAAGATCGATTTAAAAACTATTGCGGCAGCATTAAAAAACTATAAGAATGATCAAAAAGTTAATAGAGGTAGAGCAAATATTTTTGAGTGGGATAATAAAGTGGCGGTACTTGATTATGCTCATAATGAAGCTGGTATGGAAGCATTACTTTCTATGATGCAAGCGTACGATAAAGGTGGTAGAAAATTTCTTATGATGGGAACCACTGGTGATAGAAAAAATTTAATACCCTCTATAAATAATGTGATATTAAAATATGATATAGATTTTATAGTAATCAAAGAAACTGATAAGTACTTAAGAGGAGCAAAACCTTTTGAATTACCATTGGCAATACGTGAAGATCTACAAAAAAAAGGTTTTAATGTTGCAAATATTTATATGTCACATGGTGAGCTTGAGGGAGTTAAATATATTTTAGATAAGCTTGATGATAATGATATCGGAATATTTTGTTGCCAAGCTGAGCTTGAAAGTGTAGCTAATTATTTAGAAAATTATAGTTCTAACAAGCATTAA
- the ispF gene encoding 2-C-methyl-D-erythritol 2,4-cyclodiphosphate synthase, whose translation MFRIGHGYDVHKFTDQKQNIIIGGVEIPYHLGLEAHSDGDVLIHALCDAILGALGLDDIGKHFPDTDNKYKNTDSKFFLSEIKKMLDAKNYQIGNIDCTIIAQTPKMLPYIEKMKICLAQILSIGIYQLNIKATTTEKLGFIGRKEGIATHAVCLICQK comes from the coding sequence ATGTTTAGAATAGGTCATGGCTACGATGTACATAAGTTTACTGATCAAAAGCAAAATATAATAATCGGTGGCGTAGAAATCCCATATCATCTCGGTCTTGAAGCTCATTCGGATGGCGATGTTTTAATTCATGCTCTTTGTGATGCTATATTAGGTGCATTGGGTCTCGATGATATTGGTAAACACTTCCCAGATACTGATAATAAGTACAAAAATACTGATAGTAAATTCTTTTTATCAGAAATTAAAAAAATGCTTGATGCCAAAAATTATCAAATTGGTAATATAGATTGTACAATAATTGCTCAAACACCTAAGATGCTTCCTTATATTGAAAAAATGAAAATATGTTTAGCCCAGATACTTAGTATTGGGATTTATCAACTAAATATAAAAGCAACTACTACTGAGAAACTTGGATTTATAGGTAGGAAAGAAGGTATTGCTACCCATGCAGTATGTTTGATTTGTCAGAAATAA
- a CDS encoding rhodanese-like domain-containing protein, giving the protein MQHSEGFIKLVNEAKSKIKECTVDDIYQMYISDSLDGLLIDTREESEFANGYIPNSIHISKGLIECRIEQLIPNKNLKMYFYCGGGFRSALVTELLQSMGYKNVISVDGGWRAWNTKNYPIITSENFKPTEYIKLINNAKSNIKEISAAALYNMYKDKSLDGIVIDVREDSEFSQLHIPGATHLSKGQIEVKIENLIPNKAQKIYLYCGSGYRSALAAFNLQKMGYTTVVSVNGGIQDWVNNNYPITQEG; this is encoded by the coding sequence ATGCAACACTCAGAAGGTTTTATAAAGCTAGTAAATGAAGCAAAATCAAAAATTAAAGAATGTACAGTAGATGATATCTACCAAATGTACATATCAGACTCCCTTGATGGTTTGCTAATTGATACTAGAGAAGAATCTGAATTCGCTAATGGATACATTCCAAATTCTATACATATCAGCAAAGGTTTAATAGAATGTAGAATCGAGCAACTAATACCAAATAAAAACCTAAAAATGTATTTTTATTGTGGTGGTGGCTTTAGATCCGCACTAGTTACAGAACTTTTGCAAAGTATGGGTTATAAAAATGTAATATCTGTTGATGGTGGTTGGAGAGCTTGGAATACTAAAAACTATCCTATTATAACTTCGGAAAACTTTAAGCCTACTGAATATATTAAACTTATAAATAATGCAAAATCAAATATAAAAGAAATATCTGCTGCTGCCTTATACAATATGTATAAAGACAAATCGCTTGACGGAATTGTCATTGACGTTAGAGAAGATTCAGAATTTTCCCAACTTCATATTCCCGGCGCTACACACCTTAGTAAAGGTCAGATTGAAGTCAAGATTGAAAATCTAATTCCCAATAAAGCCCAAAAAATATACTTATATTGTGGAAGTGGTTATCGTTCTGCACTAGCTGCTTTTAACCTACAAAAGATGGGGTATACTACTGTCGTGTCGGTTAATGGTGGTATTCAAGACTGGGTAAATAATAATTATCCTATTACACAAGAAGGATAA
- a CDS encoding metallophosphoesterase translates to MLSHKLIDIKNQSILFLDIAKIKDNLNVHYQIHPHDARVSFAIGDLHGNALKLVRFLIEIGIIDLQLEGLSSIYMELKNAYINKEQRSFRKCLDKIKFDERRTKKAKLILIGDTLCDRGNSDCMTMLVFRKMSKAGVKYTICLSNHDTGFIIKMTKTHDLLRCGRNVKEASPSVSYDGGNLDTNSKKVLIHMYNEYYLKNLKVMEYEKVNETEIVYSHAPCNWDEIRKIKLVTEEYTNLSSTISMLNASLAKVIKEGKFNYRWIKENNLIDFVWTKDLKVMFTDNVLNVFGHVGDQQTNSVNQVNLDTDFGKQISFTGQDGRRCGSSLNNYKLPTVEDIVNLYNIHERKIERYQSDLKNQAQKLYDSSGDLKIFLVSGSITETGKHILRGLKSGRPILEEYRQQQEIARQQIKNDLKLLLRQKNAKMQILLNELETFVRTINNASSKWYKGLGHSNRKGRTLEQILTILSIDHYDEIFDIIQILQVVIKIALIPRGETTNLNKIKNLRNPKETKTARKALILLSLPEYKNLSQEIKNFLERNFLSTPVNVITYNHLFTFAFTTINELYLHKDEIYSHARHLIDKINARFY, encoded by the coding sequence ATGTTATCACATAAACTCATAGACATAAAAAACCAATCTATACTTTTTCTTGACATAGCTAAAATAAAAGATAATTTAAATGTTCACTATCAAATACATCCTCATGATGCTCGAGTTTCATTCGCCATTGGAGATTTACATGGAAATGCATTGAAGTTAGTTAGATTCCTAATTGAAATCGGCATTATAGATCTGCAACTAGAGGGACTAAGTAGTATATACATGGAGTTAAAGAATGCGTACATTAATAAAGAACAGCGTAGTTTTAGAAAATGTCTGGATAAAATTAAGTTTGACGAAAGGCGTACCAAAAAAGCTAAGCTAATCTTGATTGGTGATACTTTATGTGATAGAGGTAATTCTGATTGTATGACTATGCTAGTTTTCAGAAAAATGTCAAAAGCTGGTGTTAAATATACTATTTGCCTCTCAAACCATGATACAGGGTTTATTATCAAAATGACCAAGACCCATGACTTATTGAGATGTGGCAGGAATGTTAAAGAAGCTAGCCCCAGCGTGTCTTATGATGGTGGTAACTTAGACACAAACTCAAAAAAAGTACTTATCCACATGTATAATGAGTATTATCTTAAGAATTTAAAAGTTATGGAATATGAAAAAGTAAACGAAACTGAAATAGTTTATTCTCACGCTCCGTGCAATTGGGATGAAATTAGGAAAATTAAACTTGTTACAGAAGAATACACTAATTTATCTTCTACTATTTCTATGCTCAATGCCAGTCTTGCAAAAGTTATTAAAGAGGGTAAATTTAATTACCGTTGGATTAAAGAAAATAATCTTATCGACTTTGTATGGACAAAAGATTTAAAAGTAATGTTTACTGATAATGTTCTGAATGTCTTTGGTCATGTTGGTGACCAACAAACTAATTCTGTAAATCAAGTGAATTTGGATACTGACTTTGGAAAACAAATTTCCTTTACGGGACAAGATGGTAGACGCTGTGGTAGCAGTTTGAACAATTATAAACTACCTACTGTAGAAGACATAGTGAATTTATATAATATTCATGAAAGAAAAATAGAACGCTACCAATCAGATTTAAAAAACCAAGCCCAAAAATTATATGATTCTTCTGGTGACTTAAAAATATTTTTAGTTTCTGGTAGTATTACGGAAACGGGGAAGCACATTCTTAGAGGACTGAAATCTGGAAGACCTATACTTGAGGAATATAGGCAACAACAAGAGATAGCACGACAACAAATAAAAAATGATTTAAAGTTGCTGCTACGACAAAAAAATGCCAAAATGCAGATACTTTTAAATGAACTAGAGACATTTGTTCGTACAATAAATAATGCCTCCTCAAAATGGTATAAAGGTTTGGGGCATTCTAACAGAAAAGGACGGACTTTAGAACAAATACTTACCATTTTATCAATCGATCACTATGATGAAATTTTTGATATTATCCAAATACTACAGGTTGTGATCAAAATAGCATTAATTCCAAGAGGTGAAACTACAAATTTAAATAAAATTAAAAATCTTCGGAATCCAAAAGAAACAAAAACAGCTCGAAAAGCTTTGATATTACTTAGCCTTCCAGAATATAAAAATTTATCTCAAGAAATAAAAAATTTTTTAGAAAGAAATTTTTTATCTACACCCGTTAACGTGATAACATATAATCATTTATTCACATTTGCTTTTACTACCATTAATGAATTATATTTACATAAAGATGAAATCTATAGTCACGCTCGGCATCTAATTGATAAAATAAACGCTAGATTTTATTGA
- a CDS encoding MetQ/NlpA family ABC transporter substrate-binding protein, translating to MHQQTIFNFQELSLIAQSTWETIFMVFIATLVAVIGGIILGILLYTTQENKNILVKSFNKVFSIVINVTRSIPYIILLILLYPLTRLIVGTTIGTTASIVPLAIAALPFYARLTESALREVDHGLIEAAKAMGATRIQIIFKVLLPESKALLIDAATLTCISLIGFSAMAGIVGGGGLGDLTYFKGYNYGDYTLLLGGVVMLVILVQLTQSFGNYLVSARKLTALWLLTIILVVASGLQLYSNFVASNQSNEITVGYITSPPQDKIMELSKKIAKEKYNLDVKLVTFGDYNIPNRALNDGEIQANVFQHIPFLENQIKKFGYKITYIGKTFLYPMGVFSKKYKNFDQLPNAATVAIPNDPTNQGRALMILQDAGLITLEDGITWQATPSNITNNPKKLKIIPLQADQIPNNLSDVDIGVVNNDYIPKAGLTLKDALFVEPKDSPFANIIAVQDSQKDNLNLKEYVKSLNNDQILQLVQKLYPNDAAIAAW from the coding sequence ATGCACCAGCAGACAATATTTAATTTCCAAGAACTTAGCTTAATAGCTCAATCAACATGGGAAACTATCTTTATGGTATTTATTGCTACACTTGTAGCAGTAATAGGTGGGATAATCTTAGGTATATTACTATATACCACCCAAGAAAATAAAAACATTCTGGTAAAAAGTTTTAATAAAGTTTTTAGCATAGTAATAAATGTTACTAGAAGTATTCCGTATATTATTTTACTAATTTTACTTTATCCTCTAACTAGGCTTATAGTAGGCACAACTATCGGTACTACTGCTTCTATAGTTCCACTAGCAATTGCTGCCTTACCATTTTATGCTCGTCTAACAGAGTCAGCTCTACGTGAAGTTGACCATGGTCTTATAGAAGCAGCAAAGGCTATGGGGGCTACTAGAATACAAATAATTTTCAAAGTCTTACTTCCTGAGTCAAAAGCACTTCTTATAGATGCAGCTACTTTAACATGCATATCACTAATTGGTTTTTCAGCTATGGCTGGTATAGTTGGTGGTGGCGGTTTAGGTGATTTGACTTACTTCAAAGGCTATAACTATGGGGATTATACTTTGCTACTTGGTGGTGTAGTGATGCTAGTTATTCTAGTGCAGCTAACTCAATCTTTTGGTAACTATTTAGTTTCTGCTAGGAAACTAACAGCTTTATGGTTATTAACTATTATTTTAGTAGTAGCCAGTGGATTACAACTATACTCAAATTTTGTAGCTTCTAATCAGTCAAATGAAATCACGGTTGGTTATATCACTAGTCCCCCTCAAGATAAAATTATGGAGCTAAGCAAAAAAATTGCTAAAGAGAAATATAATCTTGATGTTAAATTAGTCACATTTGGAGACTATAACATTCCAAACAGAGCACTAAATGATGGCGAGATTCAAGCAAATGTATTTCAACATATCCCTTTCTTGGAAAATCAAATCAAAAAATTTGGTTACAAAATTACTTATATTGGTAAGACATTTTTGTACCCTATGGGGGTATTTTCTAAGAAATATAAAAACTTTGATCAATTACCTAATGCTGCTACAGTTGCTATCCCAAATGACCCTACCAATCAAGGTAGAGCACTTATGATTCTTCAAGATGCTGGTTTGATAACGCTCGAAGATGGTATTACTTGGCAGGCTACGCCTAGTAATATAACTAATAATCCTAAAAAACTAAAAATAATACCTTTACAAGCTGACCAAATTCCTAATAATTTAAGTGATGTTGATATAGGTGTTGTAAATAATGACTATATTCCTAAAGCAGGATTAACCTTAAAAGATGCTCTTTTTGTGGAGCCCAAAGACTCACCTTTTGCAAATATAATTGCTGTTCAAGACAGTCAAAAAGACAATCTAAATTTAAAAGAGTACGTCAAATCTCTAAATAATGATCAAATACTACAATTAGTTCAAAAGCTTTATCCTAATGATGCTGCCATAGCTGCTTGGTAA
- a CDS encoding methionine ABC transporter ATP-binding protein, with protein sequence MIEIKNLKKEYITNNINNLVLDNINLEIQEGEIFGIIGHSGAGKSSLLRCLNLLEQPSDGSIFIAKENITKKTPKQLREFRKKVAMIFQHFNLLSSRNVFENIALPLEIQGIPKSEIKKRVYELLDLVELPNKALAYPKELSGGQKQKVAIARALALNPLVLLSDEATSALDPTSTKQILALLKRLNKELGLTIVLITHEMDVVRKVCDRVAIIDKGQIAEIGKTLDIFLNPQTEVTKSFVETSIHTKIPEFIAKRLYDNPYSYENTYPIVQLTFYGEKGKMPIIAEISRQFNASASIIQANIETIQDQIVGIAICHITGERQDWENALRFLTNQDVNLKVLGYAPADNI encoded by the coding sequence ATGATAGAGATAAAAAATCTTAAAAAAGAATATATAACCAATAACATCAACAATTTGGTCCTTGACAATATAAACCTTGAAATCCAAGAAGGCGAAATCTTTGGTATAATAGGACATAGCGGTGCTGGTAAAAGTTCTTTACTTAGATGTTTAAACCTTTTAGAACAGCCTTCTGATGGTTCGATATTTATTGCTAAGGAAAATATTACAAAAAAGACTCCTAAACAGCTACGTGAATTTCGCAAGAAAGTTGCTATGATTTTTCAACACTTTAATCTACTTTCTTCAAGAAATGTGTTTGAAAACATAGCTTTACCATTAGAAATACAAGGTATACCAAAATCTGAGATAAAAAAAAGAGTTTATGAGTTACTAGACTTAGTTGAGTTACCTAACAAAGCTTTAGCATATCCCAAAGAGTTAAGTGGTGGTCAAAAGCAAAAAGTGGCTATCGCTAGAGCATTAGCTCTTAATCCATTAGTTTTGCTTTCAGATGAAGCTACATCTGCATTAGATCCAACATCTACTAAACAAATTTTAGCTCTACTTAAAAGACTAAATAAAGAACTAGGTCTAACAATAGTACTTATAACTCATGAGATGGATGTGGTAAGGAAAGTTTGTGATAGAGTTGCAATTATTGATAAAGGTCAAATTGCTGAAATAGGTAAAACTTTAGATATATTTTTAAACCCTCAAACTGAAGTAACAAAATCATTCGTTGAAACTAGTATTCATACAAAAATACCAGAATTTATTGCAAAGAGACTTTATGACAACCCTTATAGTTATGAAAATACTTATCCTATCGTTCAGCTAACTTTTTATGGGGAAAAAGGCAAAATGCCTATAATTGCTGAAATATCACGTCAGTTTAATGCTAGCGCAAGCATCATCCAAGCTAATATCGAAACTATCCAAGACCAAATTGTTGGTATAGCAATTTGCCATATTACTGGCGAAAGACAAGACTGGGAAAATGCTTTGCGCTTCCTAACAAATCAAGATGTTAATTTAAAGGTATTAGGTTATGCACCAGCAGACAATATTTAA
- the plsY gene encoding glycerol-3-phosphate 1-O-acyltransferase PlsY, which translates to MNLLNFGLLIFAYLLGSINSAIIVCYIFRLPSPRSVGSGNPGTTNVLRVGGKLPATITLIFDILKGLVPILVAKMLTNNEFIIACTALYAILGHVFPIFFGFKGGKGVATLIGALFGFYWVLGIIFIVSWLCIAIITRYSSLSALVATMIASVSVTFLANLKVAAPFLIIAIIIIIKHKGNIQRLINGQESKIGDKTKVKK; encoded by the coding sequence ATGAATTTATTAAATTTTGGTTTGCTAATATTTGCTTATTTATTAGGATCTATTAATAGTGCTATTATTGTATGTTATATATTTAGGTTACCCTCACCAAGAAGTGTTGGTTCAGGAAATCCAGGCACAACAAATGTTTTACGTGTAGGCGGTAAGCTACCAGCAACTATAACACTTATTTTTGATATACTCAAAGGTTTAGTACCCATACTAGTTGCGAAAATGCTAACTAATAATGAATTTATTATTGCTTGTACTGCTTTATATGCGATATTAGGACACGTTTTCCCAATATTTTTTGGCTTTAAAGGAGGTAAAGGTGTTGCTACATTAATAGGTGCGTTGTTTGGTTTTTACTGGGTATTAGGTATTATATTTATAGTGTCTTGGTTATGTATAGCTATAATCACACGCTACTCTTCTCTATCTGCTTTAGTAGCAACCATGATAGCTAGTGTTTCTGTAACATTTCTAGCAAATCTAAAGGTCGCAGCTCCTTTCTTAATAATAGCGATAATCATAATTATAAAGCATAAAGGAAATATCCAAAGACTGATAAATGGGCAAGAAAGCAAAATAGGTGACAAGACAAAGGTTAAAAAATGA